A single genomic interval of Shewanella psychropiezotolerans harbors:
- a CDS encoding OmcA/MtrC family decaheme c-type cytochrome produces MGYMIHKIHKSEYFMVGYGGSVHDYQDVTFPADIYDCRTCHIEGETAPADAANFKHHRALACGSCHSDSSDPAVIKSEMHDKYQPDYACSTCHAEQGQEGAGHHMTDAIAKDNAKNSYSASLVPGSVSIATDMISFDVEFKDSSLTTTVMSPDADARISLSNLYFGFGNDIDFGSGTQKIDLRSMTPTSVSNGVYRYTSATSLTPDESQAATGVVSTKMCVDRDSLMGVNCGTGTHESINPAVITGELVAFNLNGDTSVMAKRVVVSNDTCANCHDEKFIGKFGIGFKHSGSYSNFEGECQMCHNPTRSGADSKSIIDHIDFKVRIHAHHASKRSTQDPVTFPEHYGNCAVCHDKGQLKMDGLSAMVATPSTDSVLGAVEFSPIAATCVSCHGVKDSLVAHIRANGGAANDTRGSYVPGSESCATCHAEGKTNGVDAVHPTQY; encoded by the coding sequence ATGGGCTACATGATTCATAAGATCCACAAGTCCGAGTATTTTATGGTGGGCTATGGCGGTAGTGTCCATGACTACCAAGATGTCACCTTCCCTGCCGATATATACGATTGCCGCACTTGCCATATCGAAGGCGAAACGGCGCCAGCCGATGCTGCAAACTTTAAACATCACAGAGCACTCGCTTGTGGTTCATGTCATTCCGATTCAAGCGATCCCGCAGTAATAAAATCTGAAATGCATGATAAGTATCAACCCGACTATGCTTGTAGCACCTGTCATGCCGAGCAAGGCCAGGAAGGTGCAGGCCATCATATGACCGATGCGATAGCAAAAGATAATGCCAAAAACAGCTACTCGGCTAGCTTAGTGCCAGGGTCAGTGTCGATAGCAACGGATATGATTAGCTTCGATGTAGAATTCAAAGATAGCTCACTAACGACCACCGTAATGAGTCCCGATGCCGATGCCCGTATCTCATTGAGCAATCTCTATTTTGGCTTTGGTAATGACATAGACTTTGGCTCAGGAACACAAAAAATAGACTTACGCTCAATGACTCCGACATCGGTCAGTAATGGGGTATATCGATATACAAGTGCAACCTCGTTAACGCCTGATGAAAGCCAAGCAGCCACTGGTGTTGTCTCTACTAAGATGTGCGTCGATAGAGACAGTCTAATGGGGGTAAATTGCGGCACAGGAACCCATGAGTCTATAAACCCAGCAGTGATCACCGGTGAGCTTGTCGCGTTCAATCTCAATGGTGATACTAGCGTGATGGCCAAAAGAGTGGTTGTCAGTAACGACACCTGTGCCAATTGCCATGATGAGAAGTTTATCGGTAAGTTTGGCATCGGCTTCAAACACAGCGGCAGTTACAGCAACTTCGAGGGTGAGTGTCAGATGTGTCATAACCCCACTCGTTCAGGCGCTGACTCGAAATCGATTATCGATCATATCGACTTTAAAGTCCGCATTCATGCACACCATGCCAGCAAGCGATCGACTCAAGATCCTGTGACCTTCCCTGAGCATTATGGCAACTGTGCAGTCTGTCATGATAAGGGCCAGCTAAAGATGGATGGCTTGAGCGCTATGGTCGCGACACCTTCAACGGACTCAGTACTTGGAGCTGTTGAATTCTCACCTATCGCGGCAACCTGTGTCAGTTGTCACGGCGTAAAAGACTCTTTAGTGGCGCATATACGGGCTAATGGCGGCGCAGCTAACGACACCAGAGGGAGTTATGTGCCTGGCAGTGAAAGCTGCGCAACTTGTCACGCCGAAGGTAAAACTAATGGCGTCGATGCGGTTCATCCAACTCAGTATTAG
- a CDS encoding OmcA/MtrC family decaheme c-type cytochrome: MMKKFNSFNLKKSAAAKAVLSAGILSLALAGCGSDGSDGEDGKPGPIGVNIDSAKSVNAIFTNAAVEAGIVTVDFTLENDNGVAVLGLTKDHDLRFGIAQLAHVTETMNDKDGVPTEYDRGYQWQAYINAEKSPNPDWVPEGESDINPTNQFQANVEKASDCETCFVDNNDGTYTYSFQQNIGNVTTPVEVIYNADYTQRATLELELPSFAANANYDWQPSTGTTDGIQTREVVSIETCYTCHQPDSLEFHGGRRINLENCVSCHTATSGDPESGNSVDFTYMIHAIHKGNSRTTYSPDSPDADENGNIPAPYKVIGYGGGVHDYGKVMFPQGPAADCTSCHVTGENAPVNADLFEANQSNQACIACHTTMPKAYHDPSNENCMSCHIEEGYARSAKEAHGDIMKAYNETQEMSVQFSEIGVDSDGKFTTTVQVLGTDGLPLAAEFVDTGSRIVMAWDSDKDFPSYSEASYSKRRMKLSEGIYDAAANAWVMTYAGIDLPADASGKTFELWSALKICYNNGGYGRPVVEMTDCTTEGVRKVEVKDEPFHFIWSDTGADLDTAPMARRDIIDQTKCAGCHNQEIYHYNNGVNCQTCHTSDKTTKSNASEQYPNAKKPTSFAYKAHEAEGHYLKYAGVGSSTVIKTDCMTCHTDDGIQLGRAPERTWRYGDMLTGEDMWVSSDAGSCMSCHQKYLSDSGKSHIETNGGILDGISAEDVQNRAKETCSTCHSPEKLMELHGN, from the coding sequence ATGATGAAAAAGTTCAACTCTTTTAATCTAAAAAAAAGTGCAGCAGCCAAAGCTGTACTCAGTGCTGGGATACTCTCTCTTGCACTTGCTGGTTGCGGCAGCGACGGTAGTGATGGTGAAGATGGCAAGCCTGGTCCTATTGGCGTAAATATAGACTCGGCTAAGAGTGTCAATGCGATATTTACTAATGCTGCTGTCGAAGCGGGCATAGTCACCGTCGACTTCACTCTTGAAAATGATAATGGTGTTGCCGTTCTCGGCCTGACTAAAGATCACGATCTGCGTTTTGGTATCGCTCAGCTTGCACATGTTACCGAAACCATGAACGACAAAGATGGCGTACCCACAGAATACGACCGTGGTTACCAATGGCAAGCCTATATCAATGCTGAAAAATCACCTAACCCGGACTGGGTTCCTGAAGGTGAATCAGATATTAACCCAACGAATCAGTTCCAGGCTAATGTAGAAAAAGCCAGTGATTGCGAAACCTGTTTTGTTGATAATAACGATGGGACATATACTTATTCCTTCCAACAAAATATTGGCAACGTCACAACGCCTGTTGAAGTCATTTACAACGCAGACTACACTCAACGTGCCACATTGGAACTTGAGTTACCTAGCTTTGCTGCAAATGCAAATTATGATTGGCAGCCATCTACTGGCACCACTGACGGCATTCAAACTCGTGAAGTCGTTTCTATCGAAACCTGTTACACCTGTCACCAACCAGATAGCCTAGAGTTCCACGGTGGGCGTCGAATCAATCTTGAAAACTGTGTATCTTGTCATACTGCGACTTCAGGCGATCCTGAAAGTGGTAACAGTGTCGACTTCACCTATATGATCCACGCTATCCATAAAGGAAATAGCAGAACAACTTATAGCCCTGACTCACCTGATGCTGATGAGAATGGCAATATTCCAGCACCTTACAAGGTTATAGGATACGGTGGTGGCGTTCACGATTACGGTAAAGTGATGTTCCCTCAGGGACCCGCTGCTGACTGTACCTCATGTCACGTCACAGGCGAAAATGCGCCAGTTAATGCGGACTTATTCGAAGCCAATCAAAGCAACCAAGCTTGTATTGCCTGTCACACGACTATGCCTAAGGCATATCACGATCCAAGCAACGAAAACTGTATGTCTTGTCATATCGAAGAAGGCTATGCACGTAGTGCTAAAGAAGCTCACGGCGATATCATGAAAGCCTACAATGAAACCCAAGAGATGAGTGTACAATTCTCTGAAATTGGTGTTGATAGCGATGGTAAGTTCACAACCACAGTTCAAGTGCTGGGTACTGATGGCCTGCCATTAGCTGCAGAGTTTGTCGATACTGGTTCTCGTATTGTAATGGCTTGGGACAGCGATAAAGACTTCCCTTCATACTCTGAAGCTTCATATAGCAAACGTCGTATGAAACTTAGCGAAGGCATCTATGACGCTGCAGCTAATGCATGGGTGATGACTTATGCTGGTATCGACCTTCCTGCCGATGCAAGCGGAAAAACGTTTGAGCTTTGGTCTGCACTTAAAATTTGTTACAACAATGGTGGTTATGGCCGCCCTGTCGTGGAAATGACAGATTGTACAACTGAAGGTGTTCGCAAAGTTGAAGTGAAAGATGAGCCGTTCCATTTTATTTGGAGTGACACAGGTGCAGACTTAGACACAGCTCCTATGGCGCGTCGTGACATTATCGACCAAACTAAGTGTGCAGGTTGCCACAATCAGGAGATTTATCACTACAACAATGGTGTGAATTGCCAGACATGTCATACATCAGACAAGACCACTAAAAGTAATGCGAGTGAGCAGTACCCTAATGCTAAGAAGCCAACCAGTTTCGCTTACAAAGCACATGAAGCTGAAGGACATTACCTCAAGTATGCAGGTGTTGGTTCGAGTACTGTAATAAAAACCGATTGTATGACCTGTCATACTGATGACGGTATTCAACTTGGCCGAGCTCCAGAGCGTACATGGCGCTACGGTGACATGTTGACTGGAGAAGACATGTGGGTCTCTTCTGATGCGGGTTCATGTATGAGCTGCCACCAGAAATACCTCAGTGATTCTGGTAAATCTCACATCGAAACAAACGGCGGTATCTTAGATGGTATCAGCGCTGAAGACGTTCAAAATCGTGCGAAAGAGACCTGTTCAACTTGTCACTCTCCAGAGAAGTTAATGGAACTTCACGGTAACTAA
- a CDS encoding OmcA/MtrC family decaheme c-type cytochrome: protein MMNVINNKFVLLLAASAVSLALTGCGGSDGNNGDDGNPGGPAADVVNVLNLDVTKVTYQDGMPTIEVFATNEEDLPVVGLKDLEVKAVAQLLPQGSTSAGDSAQWQKIGSEKTFTDHKNGNYSFTIEVEGYNSELTQRYNVIASASTLQDGVTSVPRTELSEDFSGDGYQALYTKDIVSTETCASCHAAGEAIYHSYTSAETCASCHTQEWAEGRGKPEVAFTHLVHNVHNSAKGYKADKDTGEFTKDAEKAHALLQDKCQTCHIAPEEGSNELSEWGNWTRVPTMETCTSCHVNIDFKAGEGHSQQNDNSNCIACHNASWTEELHMGGFVEKKALIDQYGMEASLTAIATDSGSDTTLSITITGADGAAIDAATLLTNIEQLESITNVGPNFPIMGYNPSPGNGEHKVLINLVKDGTLDEAASIVDGKFVTTIANLPYGEVGADTDTAFSFIGLTLCNDGTDLLACGEGVDSTSMKAELAHGTLSGEAPSVRHTDSVNFAACESCHGTEWELHQEYHAGFVMTEQLGRINEAGEMIVGVNGCVACHTPDGTYMSGGNKGALEMKLHSVHSSGDYGIISGMTCSQCHNDFNLDAFKVKGALATSSGKYSTPIAATCSSCHSHSDSFKPHAEGQGAIIDGSYEAANDAAQLETCFLCHNPSINDHTSVKM, encoded by the coding sequence ATGATGAACGTGATAAATAATAAGTTTGTGCTGCTATTGGCAGCAAGTGCTGTATCTCTAGCCTTAACTGGTTGTGGTGGCAGTGACGGTAATAATGGTGATGACGGCAACCCAGGCGGTCCAGCTGCCGATGTAGTTAATGTACTCAACTTAGATGTGACTAAGGTGACTTACCAAGACGGCATGCCAACCATTGAAGTCTTCGCCACTAACGAAGAAGACCTTCCGGTTGTAGGTTTAAAAGACTTGGAAGTTAAAGCCGTTGCCCAGCTTCTCCCACAAGGTTCTACCAGCGCTGGTGACAGCGCTCAGTGGCAGAAAATTGGTTCTGAGAAAACCTTTACCGACCACAAGAATGGCAACTATAGCTTCACCATTGAGGTTGAAGGCTATAATTCAGAGCTAACTCAAAGATACAACGTTATCGCCAGTGCATCGACACTGCAAGATGGCGTAACTTCTGTACCACGTACCGAGCTTTCAGAAGATTTCTCAGGTGACGGCTACCAAGCGCTTTATACCAAAGACATAGTTTCAACTGAAACCTGTGCTTCTTGCCATGCTGCAGGAGAAGCAATTTATCACAGCTACACTTCAGCAGAAACCTGTGCATCTTGTCATACCCAAGAGTGGGCCGAAGGGCGCGGTAAGCCAGAAGTGGCCTTCACTCACCTGGTTCACAACGTACACAACTCAGCCAAAGGCTATAAAGCTGACAAAGATACTGGTGAATTCACTAAAGATGCAGAAAAAGCGCACGCTTTGCTGCAAGACAAGTGTCAAACCTGTCACATTGCACCTGAAGAAGGTAGCAATGAGCTAAGTGAATGGGGCAACTGGACGCGCGTTCCAACCATGGAAACCTGTACAAGTTGTCACGTTAACATCGACTTTAAAGCCGGTGAAGGTCACTCTCAGCAAAATGACAACAGCAACTGTATCGCTTGTCATAACGCAAGTTGGACAGAAGAGCTTCATATGGGTGGCTTCGTTGAGAAGAAAGCACTTATCGACCAATATGGTATGGAAGCAAGCCTTACTGCGATAGCCACAGACTCAGGTAGCGATACCACACTCAGCATTACCATTACTGGTGCTGACGGCGCCGCAATAGATGCTGCAACATTATTGACTAATATTGAGCAACTGGAATCTATCACTAACGTGGGTCCTAACTTCCCGATAATGGGCTACAACCCAAGCCCTGGTAATGGTGAGCATAAAGTGCTTATTAATCTAGTTAAAGATGGCACCCTCGATGAAGCAGCCTCTATTGTTGATGGTAAATTTGTCACCACAATCGCTAACCTTCCTTACGGTGAAGTCGGCGCAGATACTGATACAGCATTTAGCTTTATCGGCCTGACCTTATGCAACGACGGTACTGATCTGCTTGCCTGTGGTGAAGGCGTTGATAGCACATCAATGAAAGCAGAGCTTGCCCACGGCACACTTTCTGGTGAAGCACCGAGTGTACGTCACACAGATTCAGTTAACTTTGCAGCTTGTGAAAGCTGTCATGGCACCGAGTGGGAGCTACATCAAGAGTACCATGCAGGTTTCGTGATGACAGAGCAGCTAGGCCGCATCAACGAAGCGGGTGAGATGATTGTTGGTGTTAATGGCTGTGTCGCTTGTCACACTCCAGATGGTACTTACATGAGTGGCGGCAACAAAGGTGCACTCGAGATGAAACTTCACTCAGTACATAGTTCTGGTGATTACGGCATTATTTCAGGCATGACCTGTAGTCAGTGTCATAACGACTTCAACCTTGATGCTTTCAAGGTGAAAGGTGCGTTAGCAACCTCATCAGGCAAATACAGCACACCTATCGCGGCAACATGTAGCTCTTGTCATAGTCATAGCGATAGCTTCAAGCCACACGCTGAAGGTCAAGGTGCCATCATCGACGGTTCCTATGAAGCCGCCAACGATGCAGCCCAACTTGAAACCTGTTTCTTGTGTCACAACCCAAGCATCAATGATCACACTTCGGTGAAGATGTAA
- a CDS encoding DmsE family decaheme c-type cytochrome — protein sequence MKIINTLKSVSLSVLPVLLVSAVLSLGMTSVAHASKWDAKMTPDEVEATLDKKFAEGKYSPKGADSCLMCHRKSEKVMDLFKGVHGSIDSSKSPMAGLQCEACHGPLGKHNRGGNEPMIAFGPDSTLSAEKQNSVCMSCHLDDKRMDWNGGHHDNADVACASCHSIHTDKDPVLSKNTEMEVCTSCHTKQKADMNKRSSHPMKWAQMVCSDCHNPHGTLSDSDLVKPTVNETCYSCHAEKRGPKLWEHAPVTEDCVACHNPHGSVNEGMLKTRAPQLCQQCHASDGHSSSAYMGNTDQGSTVGGNAFTGGRSCLNCHSQIHGSNHPSGKLFQR from the coding sequence ATGAAAATCATTAATACACTAAAATCTGTTTCACTGTCAGTGCTCCCCGTACTGCTAGTGTCAGCAGTCTTGTCTCTCGGTATGACTTCTGTCGCTCACGCGTCAAAGTGGGATGCCAAGATGACTCCCGATGAAGTCGAAGCCACATTAGATAAGAAGTTTGCCGAAGGTAAATACTCCCCTAAAGGCGCCGATTCTTGCTTAATGTGTCACCGTAAATCTGAAAAAGTGATGGATCTGTTTAAAGGTGTCCATGGCTCAATCGATTCAAGTAAGAGCCCTATGGCTGGTCTTCAATGTGAAGCCTGTCACGGCCCTCTTGGTAAGCATAACCGCGGCGGTAACGAGCCAATGATCGCCTTCGGTCCAGACTCGACTCTGTCAGCCGAAAAACAAAACAGTGTCTGTATGAGCTGTCACTTAGATGATAAGCGTATGGATTGGAATGGTGGACACCATGACAATGCCGACGTTGCTTGTGCTTCTTGTCACTCCATACACACAGATAAAGACCCTGTTTTGTCTAAAAACACCGAGATGGAAGTCTGTACTAGTTGTCACACCAAGCAAAAAGCTGACATGAACAAGCGCTCAAGCCACCCGATGAAGTGGGCCCAAATGGTGTGTAGCGATTGTCATAATCCACATGGCACTTTGAGCGACTCAGATCTTGTAAAACCTACGGTTAACGAGACATGTTACTCCTGTCACGCCGAGAAGCGCGGCCCAAAACTGTGGGAGCATGCACCCGTAACTGAAGATTGTGTCGCTTGTCACAATCCACACGGTTCGGTGAACGAAGGGATGCTGAAGACTCGTGCTCCTCAGCTTTGTCAGCAATGTCATGCCAGTGACGGTCATTCCAGTAGTGCCTACATGGGCAACACAGATCAAGGCTCAACCGTAGGTGGCAATGCATTCACTGGTGGTCGCAGCTGTTTGAACTGCCATAGCCAGATCCATGGTTCTAACCACCCATCTGGCAAGCTATTTCAGCGCTAA
- a CDS encoding MtrB/PioB family decaheme-associated outer membrane protein, with product MKFKLNLVTLALLANAGFVSTAMAAGGYGIQDANTDKVKFDKWACKRCVVETGVNGTVGVGMGYNNSDDIRSANAFAAENELAAKLDADLKYVSESGYRATIEADNLGMENGRLDINAGKSGQYNLNLNYRQIATYKTDSAMSPYQGVGGDHLTLPDNWQTAGSSQDMTQLYSSLNPMELSLKRKRAGLGFDYTFDAEPGEELWTTYLNYQRENKTGLKQASGSFYNQSMMLAEPVDYTTDTVEAGIKLKGDNWFTALNYSGSSFKNQYSQLTFDNAFNPTFGAQTQGTMALDPDNEAHTVSLMGRVTADKTILSGRVHYGQMTQDQAFVTSGYGYQMPAESLDGRVDMTGVNLKLVSRLNRSVSIKASYDYSDRDNKTNVEEWTQISIDSTTGQAAYNTPYDITTQRAKLSANYRITRGMRLEAGYDYRQDDRSYQDRETTNEHTLWSKFRLSKFENWDMWIKGSYGERDGSEYQASEWTSNESNDLLRKYNLADRKRTMVEARITHSPTEALTIDLGTRYALDDYNDTQIGLTESRDLSYDVSASYLINDDMTLTAFYNRQNIESDQSGSTNFSTPNWFGVVEDQVDVIGAGWSYNNLMEKKLRLGVDYTYSNSDSNTQVTQGVTGDYGDYYAKSHNINIYGQYQATEKMALRLDYKMEKYQDNDAGNEIAPDGIWNVVSFGSNSHDYTAHLIMLSMSYRL from the coding sequence ATGAAATTCAAATTAAATTTAGTCACCCTCGCCCTACTTGCTAATGCTGGCTTTGTCAGCACGGCAATGGCAGCTGGCGGCTATGGTATTCAAGATGCGAATACCGACAAGGTTAAGTTCGACAAGTGGGCGTGTAAACGCTGCGTTGTCGAAACTGGCGTTAACGGCACTGTCGGTGTCGGCATGGGCTATAACAATAGCGATGATATTCGCTCTGCCAACGCCTTCGCAGCCGAAAACGAGTTAGCGGCTAAGCTAGATGCAGATCTGAAATATGTTAGCGAATCAGGTTACCGCGCCACCATAGAGGCCGATAACCTCGGCATGGAAAATGGCCGTTTAGATATTAATGCCGGTAAATCCGGTCAGTACAACCTGAACCTTAACTATCGTCAGATTGCCACCTATAAAACAGACAGCGCCATGTCACCTTATCAGGGCGTTGGTGGAGACCATCTAACCCTGCCAGATAACTGGCAGACGGCAGGTTCGAGTCAAGATATGACTCAGCTATACAGCAGCCTGAACCCTATGGAGTTATCACTTAAGCGTAAACGAGCCGGACTTGGTTTCGACTATACGTTTGATGCTGAGCCGGGTGAGGAGCTATGGACCACTTATCTAAATTATCAACGTGAAAATAAGACCGGACTTAAGCAAGCTTCTGGTAGTTTCTATAACCAGTCTATGATGTTAGCTGAACCCGTCGATTACACCACAGATACGGTAGAAGCAGGTATAAAGCTTAAAGGTGACAACTGGTTCACAGCACTTAACTACTCAGGTTCGAGCTTTAAAAACCAGTATAGTCAGCTAACGTTTGATAACGCCTTTAACCCAACGTTCGGCGCGCAAACTCAAGGCACCATGGCATTAGATCCTGACAATGAAGCTCATACGGTTTCATTGATGGGCCGAGTCACTGCCGATAAGACTATCTTGAGTGGCCGCGTTCATTACGGACAAATGACCCAAGATCAAGCGTTTGTCACCTCTGGGTACGGTTACCAGATGCCAGCAGAATCCCTCGATGGTCGCGTCGACATGACAGGTGTGAACTTGAAGCTAGTCTCTCGCTTAAATCGCAGCGTGAGTATTAAGGCAAGCTATGATTATAGCGATCGTGACAACAAGACTAACGTTGAAGAATGGACGCAGATAAGCATAGACTCAACAACAGGGCAAGCTGCCTATAACACGCCCTATGACATCACCACACAAAGGGCTAAATTAAGTGCCAACTATCGCATCACTCGCGGTATGCGACTCGAAGCGGGTTATGATTACCGCCAGGATGACCGCAGCTATCAAGATAGAGAAACCACCAACGAACACACACTCTGGAGCAAGTTCCGTCTGAGTAAGTTCGAAAACTGGGATATGTGGATCAAGGGTAGCTATGGCGAGCGTGACGGTTCTGAATACCAAGCATCAGAGTGGACTTCAAACGAGTCTAACGACCTGCTACGTAAGTACAACCTAGCAGATCGCAAACGCACCATGGTTGAGGCTCGTATCACTCACAGCCCTACCGAGGCGTTGACTATCGACTTAGGTACGCGATACGCACTGGATGACTATAACGACACCCAGATTGGTTTAACTGAATCTAGAGATCTTAGTTATGATGTCAGTGCAAGTTACCTGATCAACGATGATATGACATTGACGGCATTTTATAACCGTCAGAACATAGAATCAGATCAATCAGGTAGCACTAACTTCAGCACGCCAAACTGGTTTGGTGTGGTTGAAGATCAGGTCGATGTGATCGGTGCAGGCTGGAGTTATAACAACCTGATGGAGAAAAAGTTACGTTTAGGCGTAGATTACACTTATTCAAATTCAGACAGTAATACTCAGGTCACCCAAGGTGTCACCGGAGATTACGGCGACTACTATGCCAAGTCCCATAACATCAACATCTATGGTCAGTATCAAGCCACCGAAAAAATGGCGCTTCGCTTAGATTATAAGATGGAGAAATACCAAGATAATGATGCTGGCAATGAGATAGCACCTGACGGTATCTGGAATGTAGTGAGTTTTGGTTCAAACAGCCACGATTACACTGCCCACCTCATAATGTTGAGTATGAGTTATAGGTTGTAA
- a CDS encoding uracil-DNA glycosylase family protein, translating to MKPSDKFLQLKAKISACNLCQAELPLPAKPIIQISQNAKILIAGQAPGIKAHEKGAPFHDPSGKRLRDWLGVTEEQFYDANLFAIVPMGFCFPGTIIRNGKKSGDKPPMPLCAPIWRQTLFEELAHIELTIILGQYAIDYHLNSKQGKNKLSVTQAVMNWQEYWPASIALPHPSPRNNIWLKRHPEFEAEVIPRLRNKVKDILTVQG from the coding sequence ATGAAACCATCTGATAAGTTCCTGCAGCTCAAAGCAAAAATCTCAGCCTGTAACTTATGTCAGGCTGAGCTGCCTTTGCCTGCAAAGCCTATCATCCAAATCTCGCAAAATGCCAAAATATTAATTGCTGGCCAAGCACCAGGCATAAAAGCCCACGAGAAAGGAGCGCCCTTTCACGACCCCAGTGGTAAACGACTCAGAGACTGGTTAGGTGTAACAGAGGAACAGTTTTACGATGCAAACCTGTTTGCCATAGTACCTATGGGATTTTGTTTTCCCGGCACCATAATCAGAAATGGTAAAAAATCCGGCGACAAACCGCCCATGCCATTATGTGCGCCGATCTGGCGTCAAACCTTGTTTGAAGAGTTAGCCCATATCGAGCTGACTATCATTCTAGGCCAATATGCCATCGACTATCACCTGAATAGTAAACAAGGAAAAAATAAGCTGTCAGTGACTCAGGCTGTGATGAACTGGCAGGAGTATTGGCCAGCAAGCATCGCCCTGCCTCATCCAAGCCCGAGGAATAATATCTGGCTTAAACGCCATCCAGAGTTTGAGGCAGAGGTCATTCCAAGACTCAGAAACAAGGTGAAAGATATATTAACAGTTCAGGGTTGA
- a CDS encoding sensor domain-containing diguanylate cyclase → MLSPTRAPYPYSSILELEIEEIDWQRWQRLVNTVADMFHAPATFINQANLKGIEVIIASQKPETHYQPGSVDLDTNIYCHHVVKNSIELYVKDAKLDPQWSNNPEYTEDNYVSYLGLPISWPDGSIFGTLCVLDTKATDYPETYINALGVIKEVIDSDLRHLYKENQLLTLSYTDPLTQIYNRRGFEDLLLSTQDLAQRLNRQLILLYFDLDHFKEANDIFGHEIGDDILKVFAKTLKVNSRSCDLVARWGGDEFLVLIHAENEHCVELFNHRMAEHLSACSLKTEIEYSFGYAVLKPGEETDLESLLKIADEYMYQNKLAKKSQS, encoded by the coding sequence ATGCTAAGTCCAACACGTGCTCCTTACCCTTACTCATCTATTTTAGAGCTAGAGATAGAGGAGATCGACTGGCAAAGATGGCAGCGGCTGGTAAACACTGTCGCCGACATGTTCCATGCTCCGGCTACTTTCATCAATCAAGCTAATCTCAAGGGCATCGAAGTCATCATAGCGTCACAAAAACCAGAGACACATTATCAACCAGGCAGTGTCGATTTAGACACTAATATCTATTGTCATCACGTAGTCAAAAACTCGATCGAGCTCTATGTTAAAGACGCCAAGCTCGATCCCCAATGGAGCAATAACCCAGAATACACCGAAGATAACTATGTCTCTTACTTAGGCTTACCTATCTCCTGGCCCGATGGCAGCATTTTCGGCACCCTGTGTGTGTTAGACACTAAGGCCACCGATTACCCTGAAACCTATATCAATGCGCTTGGAGTCATTAAAGAGGTGATCGATAGTGACCTTCGTCATCTGTATAAAGAGAATCAACTGCTGACACTCAGCTATACCGACCCATTAACACAAATCTATAATCGACGTGGCTTCGAAGACCTGCTTCTCAGCACTCAAGACTTAGCCCAGAGACTCAACCGGCAACTTATTTTGCTTTATTTCGACCTGGATCATTTTAAAGAAGCCAATGACATTTTTGGCCATGAAATTGGAGATGACATCTTAAAAGTCTTCGCAAAAACACTGAAAGTGAACAGTCGAAGCTGTGACTTAGTCGCCAGGTGGGGCGGCGATGAGTTTCTGGTATTGATTCATGCTGAAAACGAGCACTGTGTCGAACTGTTCAATCACAGAATGGCTGAGCATTTATCGGCTTGCTCCTTAAAAACTGAGATAGAATACTCATTCGGTTATGCCGTGCTCAAACCTGGTGAAGAAACCGATCTCGAATCATTGTTAAAAATTGCCGACGAATACATGTACCAAAATAAACTTGCTAAGAAATCTCAGTCTTAA